In Desulfosporosinus sp. Sb-LF, a genomic segment contains:
- a CDS encoding uracil-DNA glycosylase → MAVQADWKRLLDDEIKEKYYIKLLEWVKNEYRNKHIFPKKEDVFNALVFTSYENTKTVILGQDPYPNIGQGMGLSFSVNVGVPLPKSLQNIFKELQSDLGCTIPKHGSLRKWAEQGVLLLNTALTVEEGKPNSHQNKGWEIFTDKIISLVNKKPDPVVFILWGNNARSKKKLITNPHHMVIESAHPSPLSASRGFFGSKPFSQTNKFLISKNRKPIDWQIE, encoded by the coding sequence ATGGCAGTTCAAGCTGATTGGAAAAGACTTCTTGATGATGAAATAAAAGAGAAATATTATATTAAACTGTTAGAATGGGTAAAAAACGAATATAGAAATAAACACATCTTTCCTAAAAAGGAAGATGTGTTTAACGCCTTAGTATTTACCTCATACGAAAATACTAAGACCGTCATTTTAGGGCAAGACCCGTATCCCAATATAGGCCAAGGAATGGGTCTTAGTTTTTCCGTAAATGTTGGAGTACCCTTGCCAAAATCGCTCCAGAATATATTTAAGGAACTCCAATCCGACCTGGGTTGTACAATACCTAAACATGGTTCACTTCGAAAATGGGCAGAACAAGGAGTATTGCTCCTCAATACCGCACTCACCGTAGAAGAAGGAAAGCCCAATTCTCATCAAAACAAGGGTTGGGAGATCTTTACCGATAAGATTATTTCTTTAGTTAATAAGAAGCCCGACCCTGTGGTCTTTATATTATGGGGTAATAACGCCCGTTCCAAGAAGAAACTCATTACCAATCCCCATCATATGGTGATTGAATCCGCTCACCCGAGTCCCCTATCCGCTAGCAGAGGGTTCTTTGGCAGTAAACCTTTTTCTCAAACAAATAAGTTCTTAATTTCTAAGAATAGAAAGCCAATCGACTGGCAAATCGAATAG
- a CDS encoding YheC/YheD family protein, giving the protein MIRDFSYDMLLALEATFGTLGEVGLDVSLDEDGKLWLLEANSKPNTIGYNEVTNEEVLSQVHGLPLDYAKHMIIRMYNNLTL; this is encoded by the coding sequence ATGATTAGGGATTTTTCTTACGACATGTTACTTGCCTTAGAAGCGACCTTTGGAACTTTGGGAGAAGTTGGGCTCGACGTGTCTTTGGATGAAGACGGCAAACTATGGTTATTAGAAGCCAACAGTAAACCGAACACAATAGGATATAATGAAGTAACAAACGAAGAGGTCCTTTCACAGGTCCATGGTTTACCTTTAGATTACGCAAAGCACATGATTATCCGTATGTATAACAACTTAACACTTTAG
- a CDS encoding lysophospholipid acyltransferase family protein produces the protein MNKVFFMKDSYHTKENTPRLFIDRLMVNARLFFMSKYFSIVLKSRSLALKDQYDTQAWALSSYDVFKLIEGCGGRFHITGLENLHKCQGPVVFISNHMSTLETMVFPCIIAPLMNVTFVVKDSLVKHPFFGPIMRARNPIVVSRQNSRADFQIVMKQGQELLSNGISIIVFPQNTRTVEFVPKEFNTLGVKLANNAKVQVVPIAIKTDFWGNGKYLKDLGPINRRKPIHMAFGEPLSINGTGKEENKAIIEFISSHLEKWNA, from the coding sequence TTGAACAAGGTTTTTTTTATGAAGGATTCATATCATACTAAGGAAAACACCCCCCGTTTGTTTATTGATAGATTAATGGTCAATGCGCGTTTGTTTTTTATGTCTAAATACTTTTCTATCGTACTGAAATCTCGTAGTTTAGCTCTAAAAGACCAGTATGATACACAGGCTTGGGCACTATCGTCATATGATGTTTTCAAGTTGATTGAGGGCTGTGGGGGTAGGTTTCATATCACGGGGCTAGAGAATTTACATAAGTGCCAAGGCCCTGTTGTTTTCATTAGTAACCATATGAGCACGCTTGAGACAATGGTGTTTCCCTGTATTATCGCTCCACTCATGAATGTAACGTTTGTTGTCAAAGATAGTCTTGTCAAACATCCGTTTTTTGGTCCTATCATGCGTGCACGAAATCCGATTGTTGTAAGCAGGCAAAATTCTAGAGCAGATTTTCAAATAGTCATGAAACAGGGGCAGGAACTATTATCCAATGGAATATCGATTATCGTGTTTCCGCAAAATACACGGACTGTAGAATTTGTACCTAAGGAATTTAACACGTTAGGCGTAAAGCTGGCAAACAACGCTAAGGTTCAGGTTGTCCCCATTGCAATCAAGACCGACTTTTGGGGAAATGGGAAATACTTAAAGGATCTAGGGCCTATCAATCGCAGAAAACCTATTCATATGGCTTTCGGAGAACCCTTATCCATTAACGGTACAGGAAAAGAGGAGAATAAGGCGATTATCGAATTTATTAGCTCTCATCTAGAGAAATGGAATGCTTAG